In Natator depressus isolate rNatDep1 chromosome 17, rNatDep2.hap1, whole genome shotgun sequence, one genomic interval encodes:
- the TRPV3 gene encoding LOW QUALITY PROTEIN: transient receptor potential cation channel subfamily V member 3 (The sequence of the model RefSeq protein was modified relative to this genomic sequence to represent the inferred CDS: substituted 1 base at 1 genomic stop codon): MQAPKSLCYILHVXQGHNLSSSSLCTSFMGVAPELRSPWKSRNMLKDNKENIPLMAKRTNTSGPPTTNHQEKKLTENTPTKKSSQFFFEIEGFESNSSPRQTSPPVFSKPMDSNIRPCASVNGEDMDSPQSLQDDITEYATNIDSYCTNMLQGGHQNNARKKLKKYMFRAVSEGNIEELQCLLMQVKERSNACRNMTVQDYLMKKLTDSDTGKTCLMKALLNINQNTNEIVKMLLSFGEENSFLERLINAEYTEEAYKGQTALNIAIERRQYDIAQTLIEKGADVNAHSQGVFFNPKHKHEGFYFGETPLALAACTNQPDIVQLLMDNRRTDITSQDSRGNNILHALVTVAEDFKTQNDFVIRMYDMILLKSKSRTLETMKNKDGLTPLQLAAKSGKLEILKYILSREIKDKPKRSLSRKFTDWAYGPVQSSLYDLTELDTTADNSLLEIIVYNTNIGNRHEMLTLEPLHSLLRMKWKKFARHMFFMSCCFYFIYNIMLTLVSYYRPRRDEAPPYPLALTGNLGWLQLLAQVLIMIAAIFLAIKESVAIFLLRPSDLQSILSDAWFHFAFFIQAVLVIFSVFLYLFSYKEHLVCLVLAMALGWANMLYFTRGFQSMGIYSVMIQKVILQDVLKFLVVYIVFLLGFGVALAALIDTCPNDSKCYTHSSLGAVLMELFKLTIGLGDLEIQQNSKYPVLFLLLLITYVLLTFVLLLNMLIALMGETVENISKESEHIWRLQRARTILEFEKMLPKYLKKRFQLGELCKVAENDTRVCLRINEVKWTEWKTHVSFINEDPGPTGYNRIQDTSRSNSKNTLNTFDEMDYLLETTV; encoded by the exons TTCACAGTTTTTCTTTGAAATTGAAGGCTTTGAAAGCAATTCATCTCCAAGACAAACATCTCCTCCTGTATTTTCAAAACCCATGGATTCAAATATTCGCCCATG TGCATCTGTAAATGGGGAAGATATGGATTCCCCACAATCTCTTCAGGATGATATTACTGAGTATGCCACAAACATAGACAGTTATTG TACAAACATGTTGCAAGGAGGTCACCAGAACAATGCCCGAAAAAAGCTGAAGAAATATATGTTTAGGGCAGTATCTGAGGGGAATATAGAAGAATTACAATGTCTGCTTATGCAAGTGAAGGAAAGGTCAAATGCATGTAGAAACATGACTGTGCAAG ATTATCTGATGAAAAAATTAACAGATTCAGATACTGGTAAAACCTGTCTGATGAAAGCCCTTTTGAACATCAACCAGAACACAAATGAAATTGTGAAAATGCTGCTCTCCTTTGGAGAAGAAAATAGTTTTTTGGAAAGGCTTATCAACGCAGAGTACACAGAAGAAGCATACAAAG GCCAGACAGCTCTAAATATTGCTATTGAAAGAAGACAATACGATATTGCTCAGACCCTCATAGAAAAAGGAGCAGATGTCAATGCCCATTCACAGGGTGTGTTCTTTAACCCCAAACACAAGCATGAGGGATTTTATTTTG GTGAAACTCCACTGGCATTAGCTGCATGTACTAATCAACCAGATATAGTTCAACTGCTGATGGACAATAGGAGGACTGATATTACCTCACAAGATTCCCGAGGAAACAATATACTGCATGCATTAGTCACTGTAGCAGaggattttaaaacacaaaatgacTTTGTAATCAGAATGTATGACATGATTCTATTGAAAAGTAAGAGCAGAACTTTAGAGACAATGAAGAATAAAGATGGTTTAACTCCATTGCAACTAGCTGCAAAAAGTGGAAAATTAGAG ATTCTGAAATACATTCTCAGTAGAGAAATAAAAGACAAGCCAAAAAGAAGCCTTTCCAGAAAATTCACAGATTGGGCTTATGGTCCTGTTCAGTCTTCTCTTTATGACCTGACAGAACTAGATACGACTGCAGACAACTCATTACTGGAGATTATTGTTTATAACACAAATATTGGT AACCGCCATGAAATGTTGACTTTGGAGCCCCTGCATTCACTACTGAGAATGAAATGGAAAAAGTTTGCAAGGCACATGTTCTTTATGtcatgttgtttttatttcatataCAACATAATGTTAACGCTGGTTTCCTACTATAGACCCCGAAGAGATGAG GCTCCGCCCTACCCCTTAGCTTTGACTGGTAACTTGGGATGGTTGCAGTTGCTGGCACAAGTGCTTATTATGATAGCAGCAATATTTTTAGCCATAAAAGAG AGTGTAGCCATCTTTCTGCTAAGACCCTCAGATCTTCAGTCAATTCTGTCAGATGCATGGTTCCACTTTGCATT TTTTATACAAGCAGTGCTTGTGATCTTCTCTGTCTTCTTGTACTTGTTTTCCTACAAAGAACACCTGGTGTGTCTTGTCTTGGCTATGGCACTAGGATGGGCAAATATGCTGTACTTTACCAGGGGTTTCCAATCCATGGGAATTTATAGTGTCATGATCCAAAAG GTGATCTTACAGGATGTACTAAAATTTTTGGTTGTATACATCGTGTTTTTGCTTGGATTTGGCGTAG CTCTTGCTGCATTGATTGATACATGCCCCAATGACAGTAAATGTTATACCCACAGCAGTTTGGGCGCCGTTCTGATGGAGCTTTTTAAACTTACCATAGGACTGGGAGATCTGGAGATCCAACAGAATTCAAAATATCCTGtgctgtttcttcttcttctcattACTTATGTATTATTGACTTTTGTTCTCCTTCTGAACATGCTGATTGCATTAATGGGAGAAACAGTGGAAAATATTTCTAAAGAGAGTGAACACATTTGGAGACTCCAG AGAGCCAGGACCATTTTGGAATTTGAAAAAATGTTACCAAAATATCTGAAGAAAAGATTCCAGCTGGGAGAACTGTGTAAAGTGGCTGAAAATGACACCAGGGTATGTTTAAG GATTAATGAAGTGAAATGGACTGAATGGAAAACACATGTTTCATTTATTAATGAAGATCCAGGGCCAACAG gttacaACAGAATTCAAGATACATCAAGAAGTAATAGCAAAAACACCCTGAATACATTTGATGAAATGGACTATTTGTTAGAAACCACTGTTTAG